Proteins encoded by one window of Ochrobactrum sp. BTU1:
- a CDS encoding 3-hydroxyacyl-CoA dehydrogenase family protein — MHNLIAKDASAETTGIKKVGIIGAGAMGGGIAAQFADAGICVELLDISSGENRIEPAEVGISRQLRLGGFTAPDAAARVRPGNIDDHLERLQDVDWVIEAVVEKLDIKRALFQKLAPYLKPSAILSSNTSTIPRYELIAGMESGLARRFAITHFFNPPRLMPLLEVVADDQADPKLRERLNNAARILLGKTLIDCNDTPGFVANRIGCFWIAVSVSEACRFGLDIETADAVQSVLGVPKTGVFGLLDLIGIDLVPTIWGGLMRALPADDGLQAYNLLGNPLIGELLAKGLLGRKTGGGFYRKTADGQFEAFDTDTLLYRTKRAVQLPTELKELLNEQGPVGNYARSVLRNLITYCETHVTAIAPDAAAVDTAMQLGYSWREGPFALAGKTAEIIDR, encoded by the coding sequence ATGCACAATCTGATAGCGAAAGACGCGAGTGCCGAGACAACCGGAATAAAGAAAGTCGGGATTATCGGAGCCGGCGCAATGGGTGGAGGTATTGCCGCCCAGTTTGCTGATGCTGGAATCTGCGTTGAACTTCTGGATATATCCAGCGGTGAGAACCGTATCGAACCGGCGGAAGTTGGAATTTCACGCCAGCTTCGTCTGGGTGGTTTCACAGCGCCCGACGCCGCGGCACGAGTGCGCCCGGGCAATATTGACGATCATCTTGAACGGTTGCAGGACGTGGACTGGGTCATCGAGGCGGTCGTGGAAAAACTCGATATTAAACGCGCGCTGTTCCAGAAATTGGCTCCTTACCTGAAGCCGTCGGCAATACTGTCTTCGAATACATCAACCATTCCGCGGTATGAGCTGATTGCTGGTATGGAAAGCGGCCTTGCGCGCCGTTTTGCCATAACGCATTTTTTCAACCCGCCGCGACTAATGCCGCTTCTAGAGGTTGTTGCCGACGATCAGGCTGATCCAAAACTGCGCGAACGATTGAATAATGCGGCCAGAATATTGCTTGGTAAGACACTCATCGATTGCAACGACACGCCGGGATTCGTCGCTAATCGTATCGGGTGTTTCTGGATCGCGGTCTCGGTCTCAGAAGCGTGCCGATTTGGGTTGGACATCGAAACTGCTGATGCTGTGCAGTCAGTACTTGGTGTTCCCAAGACAGGGGTTTTCGGCCTTCTGGATCTGATCGGTATAGATCTCGTTCCGACCATTTGGGGCGGCCTGATGCGCGCGCTCCCGGCAGATGATGGATTGCAGGCGTATAATCTCCTGGGCAATCCGCTTATTGGCGAGTTACTGGCAAAAGGATTGCTTGGGCGTAAGACGGGCGGCGGCTTCTACCGCAAGACGGCCGATGGGCAGTTTGAAGCGTTTGACACTGACACCTTGCTATATCGTACCAAACGCGCGGTGCAATTACCTACTGAACTGAAGGAACTGCTTAATGAACAAGGTCCCGTTGGGAATTATGCGCGTAGTGTTTTGCGCAATCTCATAACGTACTGCGAGACTCATGTGACCGCGATTGCCCCGGATGCGGCTGCGGTCGATACCGCCATGCAACTTGGTTATTCCTGGCGCGAAGGGCCTTTCGCGCTCGCAGGCAAGACCGCAGAAATCATCGATCGTTAA
- a CDS encoding electron transfer flavoprotein subunit beta/FixA family protein translates to MKVLVAVKRVVDYNVKIRVKGDGSGVELANVKMSMNPFDEIAVEEAIRLKEAGKVTEIVVVSVGPAQAQETLRTALAMGADRAILVKTDEAVEPLGVAKVLKGVVDAEQPDLVFLGKQAIDDDANQTGQMLSALLNWSQATFASKVELADGSAKVTREVDGGLQTIDVKLPAIVTVDLRLNQPRYASLPNIMKAKKKPLDEKSPADFGADIAPRLKVLKTEEPGGRKAGVKVGSVSELVEKLKADGVL, encoded by the coding sequence ATGAAAGTGCTTGTCGCAGTAAAACGGGTTGTAGATTACAACGTAAAGATCCGTGTTAAGGGTGATGGTTCGGGCGTTGAGCTTGCAAACGTCAAGATGTCGATGAACCCTTTTGACGAGATCGCGGTTGAAGAAGCGATCCGTTTGAAGGAAGCAGGCAAGGTCACGGAAATCGTCGTGGTTTCGGTCGGTCCGGCACAGGCGCAGGAAACATTGCGCACCGCACTTGCCATGGGTGCTGACCGGGCAATCCTCGTGAAGACTGACGAAGCCGTCGAGCCGCTTGGTGTTGCGAAGGTTCTGAAGGGCGTGGTCGATGCTGAACAGCCTGACCTTGTGTTCCTCGGCAAGCAGGCGATTGACGACGATGCCAATCAGACTGGCCAGATGCTTTCGGCACTGCTCAACTGGAGCCAGGCAACATTCGCCTCGAAGGTGGAGCTTGCTGACGGCTCGGCCAAGGTAACGCGCGAAGTCGATGGTGGTCTTCAGACCATTGATGTGAAGCTTCCAGCCATTGTCACAGTTGATCTTCGTTTGAACCAGCCGCGTTATGCTTCGTTGCCAAACATCATGAAGGCCAAGAAGAAGCCGCTTGATGAGAAGTCGCCTGCTGATTTCGGCGCTGATATTGCGCCGCGCCTCAAGGTTCTGAAGACCGAAGAACCGGGTGGCCGCAAGGCTGGCGTGAAGGTTGGCTCCGTAAGTGAGCTGGTTGAGAAGCTTAAAGCTGACGGCGTATTGTAA
- a CDS encoding nuclear transport factor 2 family protein: protein MIFITRSGNRFVTARNLLIALAFSAIAVPATAGTTRGTVNNVQASNEAVVREAFEQWAAGSGNVFDLLAPDVRWTIHGTGPVADTYNGVEDFMRRGSVPLVSRLASPLSPIVHHVWAVRDRVIVRFDAAATTTSGAPYRNQFVWIFRLQDGLVVEAEAFLDLVAYQEVIDNNEPRPQ, encoded by the coding sequence ATGATCTTTATCACACGAAGCGGGAATAGGTTCGTTACAGCAAGAAATCTTCTGATTGCGCTGGCGTTCAGCGCTATTGCCGTCCCTGCGACGGCCGGTACCACTCGCGGAACGGTGAACAATGTCCAGGCGAGCAACGAAGCAGTTGTGCGCGAGGCTTTTGAACAATGGGCAGCGGGGAGCGGCAATGTCTTCGACCTACTCGCACCGGATGTCCGCTGGACGATCCATGGTACCGGACCAGTCGCTGATACGTACAACGGCGTCGAGGATTTCATGCGGCGCGGTTCAGTGCCTTTGGTCAGCCGTCTGGCGTCGCCATTATCACCGATTGTCCACCATGTCTGGGCGGTCAGGGACAGGGTCATTGTCCGGTTCGATGCTGCGGCAACGACGACTTCTGGTGCGCCTTATCGCAATCAGTTCGTATGGATATTCCGGTTGCAGGATGGATTGGTCGTTGAGGCAGAAGCGTTTCTCGATCTCGTCGCGTACCAGGAAGTGATCGACAATAATGAACCTCGTCCCCAATAG
- the bktB gene encoding beta-ketothiolase BktB, with product MKRSVVIASGVRTPIGDFGGSLAGIPPCELGAAVAREAITRAGIKPDQVEQTVFGNVIHTRPEDMYISRVVAVRAEVPHASPALTLNRLCGSGLQAVVSAAEQIELGKADIVLAGGAESMSRSGHLLTQARNGQKMGDVTATDMMMGALTDPFGHGHMGMTAENIAERSCIDRAKQDAFAVESHRRAAAAIADGRFSSQILPIAVKQGRTEKLFDTDEHVRSNVSLEDMAKLRPAFSKDGTVTAGNASGLNDGAAALVLMEESVAKAHGVNALGRIIATGLGGVAPEVMGMGPVPASLQALQRAGLTVADLDVIESNEAFAAQACAVNAELEFPADKVNPNGGAVALGHPVGASGAIILIKLCYELERIGGRYGLATMCIGGGQGIAMVVERV from the coding sequence ATGAAACGTTCAGTGGTTATTGCTTCCGGGGTTCGCACGCCAATCGGAGATTTTGGTGGCTCTCTTGCAGGTATTCCTCCGTGTGAACTTGGAGCTGCAGTTGCGCGCGAAGCGATCACGCGTGCTGGCATCAAGCCCGATCAGGTTGAGCAGACAGTCTTCGGAAACGTCATTCATACGAGACCGGAGGATATGTATATTTCGCGGGTCGTCGCGGTTCGTGCTGAGGTTCCCCACGCATCACCTGCGTTGACTTTGAACCGCTTGTGCGGTTCAGGCCTTCAGGCGGTCGTTTCCGCTGCCGAGCAGATTGAGCTCGGCAAAGCCGATATCGTGCTTGCTGGCGGTGCGGAAAGCATGAGCCGCTCCGGCCATTTATTGACGCAGGCACGCAACGGTCAGAAGATGGGCGATGTGACCGCGACTGACATGATGATGGGTGCTCTGACCGATCCTTTCGGTCACGGCCACATGGGCATGACCGCCGAGAATATTGCAGAGCGGTCTTGTATCGATCGGGCAAAGCAGGATGCTTTCGCGGTTGAATCGCACCGTCGTGCGGCAGCAGCTATCGCAGATGGGCGCTTTAGCAGCCAGATATTGCCAATTGCCGTCAAGCAAGGTCGGACAGAGAAACTGTTTGATACGGATGAACATGTTCGCAGCAATGTTTCTCTGGAGGATATGGCCAAGCTGCGTCCTGCTTTTAGCAAGGACGGCACAGTAACAGCCGGCAATGCATCGGGTCTCAACGATGGCGCGGCAGCTCTGGTTCTTATGGAGGAGAGTGTCGCTAAAGCCCATGGCGTCAATGCATTAGGTCGCATTATCGCAACCGGACTCGGTGGCGTCGCGCCTGAAGTAATGGGTATGGGCCCCGTTCCCGCCAGCCTTCAGGCTTTGCAGCGGGCGGGTCTTACCGTAGCCGATCTGGATGTGATCGAATCCAATGAAGCGTTTGCAGCGCAGGCCTGTGCTGTCAACGCGGAATTGGAGTTTCCGGCAGATAAGGTCAATCCGAACGGCGGCGCCGTTGCTCTCGGTCATCCGGTAGGCGCGTCAGGAGCGATCATCCTCATCAAACTTTGCTATGAGCTCGAACGTATCGGTGGCCGCTACGGGTTGGCAACAATGTGTATCGGTGGCGGGCAAGGTATTGCGATGGTGGTCGAGCGGGTCTAG
- a CDS encoding acetate--CoA ligase family protein — MLHVSTSVEEGRISPTLRENFARLLAPRTMAFIGGGQVEATLKTLRQQDYAGEVYVVNPRRNEIAGYKCLPSIADLPVSPDAVFLAVNADATITALHELSAMKAGGVVCYASGFSEIGAAGFERNLAFVEAAGEMAVVGPNCYGLVNYVNHGTIWPALYPKLKSSRGAAVISQSGNVTGHLVSNGRSVPYSYLISAGNQAVLGFEDYIDYLIDDPNVTCLGLFMEGIRDVAAFSQAALRARAKRIPVIVCRSGRSELGAVMAASHTSALAGQNEYYEALFARLGVIETATVPQFLEMMKLASIAAPLEGERITVFSSSGGDNGLAADYCSFAGLQLPQPSQQQKEVIKPTLPDFGHVSNPLDFTAGYWGSEELLTPMFTTMLNGGYDAAMLVIDYPPVGSPYKDKSAHQAMDRALAAAGKTAGKPVFHASVNTESIPPEDAEALIAQRIVPLNGLHDAAQVVAKWANYCKMVGRDNWQGDNASTPKVPFAISALPLNGTTVNEAESKRRLSSYGLNVPKGEIITLEKIRDLPETCAGPMVLKVLHDQLAHKTEVGGVVLNIRGRTDAIAAAERMVASVKRHDASIELTTFLMEPMQAAPLAELIVGVKRDPLFGLVLVIGAGGILVELLKDATPLLLPVSRADVGSALRGLKSFALLDGFRGQPKVNLEPVIDAIMAIAAYAGDHQNNLLELDVNPLMLGTDSVVAVDALIIEHR, encoded by the coding sequence ATGCTACACGTGTCTACGAGCGTGGAGGAGGGCCGCATCAGCCCTACGCTGCGAGAGAATTTTGCCCGTCTTCTGGCGCCTCGCACGATGGCCTTCATTGGAGGTGGCCAGGTCGAGGCAACATTGAAAACTCTGCGCCAGCAGGATTATGCCGGTGAAGTCTATGTGGTGAATCCCCGACGCAACGAAATTGCCGGATACAAATGCCTTCCGTCAATCGCTGATCTTCCGGTTTCGCCCGATGCGGTATTCCTGGCTGTCAATGCCGATGCCACCATCACTGCGTTGCACGAACTATCGGCTATGAAAGCCGGTGGCGTTGTTTGTTATGCTTCTGGCTTCTCCGAAATTGGAGCGGCTGGTTTTGAGCGTAACCTAGCTTTTGTCGAAGCTGCTGGCGAAATGGCTGTAGTCGGTCCGAACTGTTACGGTCTCGTCAACTACGTCAATCATGGCACTATCTGGCCAGCGCTGTATCCGAAGCTAAAAAGCAGTCGTGGTGCCGCGGTGATTTCCCAAAGCGGCAACGTAACCGGACACCTGGTCTCCAATGGGCGTTCGGTCCCTTATTCCTATCTCATCAGCGCAGGCAACCAAGCGGTTCTTGGCTTTGAGGACTATATTGATTATCTCATCGATGACCCGAATGTCACGTGTCTGGGCCTTTTTATGGAGGGCATACGCGATGTTGCTGCGTTTTCGCAAGCGGCCTTGCGTGCGAGAGCCAAGCGCATCCCGGTCATTGTCTGCAGGTCCGGGCGCTCAGAACTGGGCGCGGTGATGGCTGCCAGCCATACGAGTGCGTTGGCCGGGCAGAATGAATACTATGAAGCATTGTTCGCGCGGCTCGGTGTGATCGAGACCGCTACGGTCCCACAATTCCTTGAAATGATGAAGCTTGCTTCGATTGCCGCGCCGCTTGAGGGCGAGCGCATCACGGTGTTCTCAAGTTCGGGCGGCGATAATGGTTTGGCCGCCGATTATTGTTCCTTTGCCGGCTTGCAGCTGCCCCAGCCGAGCCAGCAGCAAAAAGAGGTCATCAAGCCAACACTGCCTGACTTCGGCCATGTGTCCAACCCGCTGGATTTCACCGCAGGCTATTGGGGCAGTGAAGAACTGCTGACACCCATGTTCACCACGATGCTCAACGGTGGATACGATGCCGCCATGCTCGTGATCGATTATCCGCCGGTCGGATCGCCCTACAAGGATAAATCGGCGCATCAGGCTATGGACAGGGCCCTGGCTGCTGCCGGCAAGACTGCTGGCAAGCCTGTATTCCACGCATCGGTCAATACGGAAAGCATACCACCTGAAGATGCCGAAGCGTTAATCGCGCAAAGGATTGTGCCTTTGAATGGTCTGCACGATGCCGCGCAGGTCGTTGCAAAATGGGCGAACTACTGCAAAATGGTTGGGCGCGACAATTGGCAAGGCGATAATGCTTCGACACCTAAAGTGCCGTTCGCGATCAGCGCTTTGCCCTTAAACGGCACGACAGTGAACGAAGCGGAATCAAAGCGTAGATTAAGCTCATATGGGTTGAATGTACCGAAAGGTGAGATAATAACCCTCGAGAAAATTCGCGACTTGCCAGAAACCTGCGCGGGCCCAATGGTGCTTAAGGTGCTCCACGACCAGCTTGCCCATAAGACAGAAGTTGGCGGCGTTGTACTCAACATTCGTGGTCGAACCGACGCAATTGCCGCAGCGGAGCGTATGGTTGCATCCGTTAAAAGACACGATGCTTCAATCGAGCTTACCACATTTCTGATGGAGCCAATGCAGGCCGCCCCGCTCGCTGAACTGATCGTCGGCGTCAAAAGAGACCCGCTTTTCGGATTGGTTCTTGTTATCGGTGCAGGGGGTATTCTGGTGGAGCTGTTGAAAGACGCCACGCCACTGCTGTTGCCAGTCAGTCGTGCAGACGTCGGATCTGCATTGCGTGGGTTGAAAAGTTTTGCGCTCCTCGACGGTTTCCGCGGCCAGCCAAAGGTAAATCTGGAACCAGTGATCGATGCCATAATGGCGATTGCCGCTTATGCGGGTGATCACCAGAACAATTTACTCGAACTCGACGTCAATCCATTAATGCTGGGAACCGACAGTGTCGTCGCTGTAGACGCCCTCATAATTGAGCATCGCTAG
- a CDS encoding electron transfer flavoprotein subunit alpha/FixB family protein, which translates to MAILLIAEHDNASLSDQTAKALTAAAQIGGDVDILVAGKGAKAAADAAAKLSGVRKVLLAESDALENRLAEPLAAAIVELAGNYDTIIAPATTSAKNVLPRVAALLDVMQLSEIMEVVSADTFKRPIYAGNAIQTVQSTDAKKVITVRTASFSATAEGGSVLVESINAAADPALSSFVENKLSGGDRPELTSAKIIISGGRALGSSEKFEEVILPVADKLGAAVGASRAAVDAGYAPNDWQVGQTGKVVAPELYIAVGISGAIQHLAGMKDSRVIVAINKDEEAPIFQVADYGLVADLFQALPEMADKV; encoded by the coding sequence ATGGCTATTCTTCTTATTGCCGAACACGACAATGCAAGCCTTTCCGATCAGACTGCAAAGGCACTGACAGCAGCTGCCCAGATCGGTGGCGATGTCGATATTCTGGTTGCTGGCAAGGGCGCGAAAGCAGCCGCCGATGCAGCTGCCAAGCTTTCTGGCGTTCGCAAGGTTCTGTTGGCTGAAAGCGATGCGCTGGAAAACCGTCTGGCCGAGCCACTGGCTGCAGCCATCGTTGAACTCGCAGGAAACTACGACACGATCATTGCACCAGCCACCACTTCAGCCAAGAACGTGCTGCCACGCGTTGCAGCACTTCTTGATGTGATGCAGCTGTCGGAAATCATGGAAGTTGTGTCCGCTGACACCTTCAAGCGTCCGATCTATGCAGGCAATGCGATCCAGACTGTTCAGTCGACTGATGCCAAGAAGGTCATCACGGTTCGTACGGCTTCTTTCTCGGCAACAGCTGAGGGCGGTTCGGTTCTAGTTGAAAGCATCAATGCGGCTGCTGATCCGGCACTGTCGAGCTTTGTTGAAAACAAGCTTTCGGGTGGTGATCGTCCGGAACTGACTTCTGCCAAGATCATCATCTCGGGCGGTCGTGCGCTTGGTTCGTCGGAGAAGTTTGAGGAAGTGATCCTTCCTGTTGCCGACAAGCTTGGTGCAGCCGTTGGTGCCAGCCGCGCGGCGGTTGATGCGGGCTACGCTCCAAATGACTGGCAGGTTGGCCAGACCGGTAAGGTGGTTGCACCGGAACTTTACATTGCAGTCGGTATTTCCGGCGCGATCCAGCATTTGGCTGGTATGAAAGACAGCCGCGTGATTGTTGCGATCAACAAGGATGAAGAAGCACCGATCTTCCAGGTGGCTGATTATGGACTGGTAGCTGATTTGTTCCAGGCTTTGCCTGAAATGGCTGACAAGGTTTGA
- a CDS encoding LysR family transcriptional regulator, producing the protein MKIDLNLVPLFLAVAQEHNFRAAADRLGITRSAVSQGIRRLEDVLGTALVMRTTRSVRLTEAGERLRSELSQPISDIETAFENVSSDTVPRGLLRIAATSIAEQFLSGSLIASFAAANSYVTIDVTITDDEFDIVAAGYDAGVRLGEVIEQDMIAIPITGDQREMVVASPSYLQLHGEPKHPRELVHHRCIGWRPALNVAPYRWEFEENGIPFDVAVEPQITTNDLRLMLRTALAGGGITFAPEDVFRPFTETGQLVPLLKEFLPPFPGFFLYFPQRRNMAPKLRALIDHIRRPDSRLPIAPAP; encoded by the coding sequence ATGAAAATCGACCTTAATCTTGTTCCGCTCTTTCTCGCAGTCGCGCAGGAGCATAATTTCCGAGCTGCCGCTGATCGGCTAGGTATTACGCGGTCAGCAGTCAGCCAGGGGATCCGACGACTTGAAGACGTACTTGGTACAGCGCTTGTCATGCGCACAACACGTTCCGTTCGACTGACCGAAGCGGGGGAACGCCTGCGCAGTGAGTTGTCCCAACCCATATCCGATATCGAAACCGCCTTTGAAAATGTGTCGAGCGATACTGTGCCACGCGGGCTCCTCAGGATCGCTGCCACCTCAATCGCCGAGCAGTTCCTTTCCGGCTCGCTGATAGCTTCCTTTGCAGCTGCTAACTCTTACGTGACAATTGATGTCACGATCACGGATGATGAGTTCGACATTGTAGCCGCTGGCTATGACGCGGGAGTTAGATTGGGAGAGGTTATAGAACAAGATATGATCGCCATTCCGATAACCGGTGATCAACGGGAGATGGTCGTGGCTAGCCCGTCTTATCTTCAGCTCCATGGAGAGCCCAAACATCCACGCGAGCTGGTTCATCATCGCTGTATCGGCTGGCGACCCGCACTCAACGTCGCTCCGTATCGATGGGAATTTGAGGAGAATGGCATTCCGTTTGATGTGGCCGTTGAACCGCAGATTACAACCAACGATCTCCGCCTAATGCTACGCACTGCTCTTGCCGGAGGCGGCATCACCTTCGCACCGGAAGACGTGTTCCGACCGTTCACGGAAACAGGCCAACTGGTGCCACTGCTCAAAGAGTTTCTACCACCCTTCCCGGGCTTTTTCCTGTATTTTCCGCAGCGCCGCAACATGGCACCAAAGTTGCGAGCGCTGATCGACCATATTCGGCGGCCAGACTCTCGGTTGCCAATTGCTCCCGCTCCGTGA
- a CDS encoding SDR family oxidoreductase encodes MDKVILITGASSGIGEGIARELGRAGARLLLGARRLERVEAIAAEIRDADGFAEACSLDVTDRTSMAEFVQTAMEKWGCVDVLINNAGVMPLSPLAAGKQDEWERMVDVNVKGVLWGIGAVLPIMEAQGRGHIINLGSIGALQVVPTAAVYCATKFAVRAISDGLRQESTNIRVTCVNPGVVESELASTITHQETVTAMNAYRAIALQPSDIARAVKHVIEAPAGVDTTEITIRPTASAS; translated from the coding sequence ATGGACAAGGTCATTCTGATTACCGGTGCGTCTAGCGGAATCGGTGAAGGCATAGCCCGGGAGCTTGGGAGAGCCGGAGCAAGGCTATTACTGGGTGCACGTCGCCTCGAGCGGGTCGAAGCAATCGCGGCGGAGATCCGCGATGCGGATGGCTTTGCGGAAGCTTGTTCACTCGACGTTACTGATCGCACGTCAATGGCCGAGTTCGTCCAAACGGCTATGGAGAAATGGGGTTGCGTTGACGTTCTGATCAACAACGCCGGTGTGATGCCGTTATCGCCGCTCGCTGCTGGCAAACAGGACGAATGGGAGCGCATGGTGGATGTCAACGTGAAGGGAGTGCTCTGGGGCATCGGCGCAGTCTTGCCGATCATGGAGGCTCAGGGGCGCGGTCACATCATTAATCTCGGTTCCATCGGTGCGCTACAGGTGGTACCGACAGCTGCGGTTTACTGCGCGACAAAATTCGCAGTCCGGGCAATTTCTGACGGACTACGGCAGGAAAGCACGAACATTCGCGTTACCTGCGTTAATCCTGGTGTCGTCGAAAGCGAACTTGCATCGACGATTACCCATCAGGAAACCGTGACCGCGATGAATGCATATCGCGCAATCGCGCTTCAGCCTTCTGATATAGCACGTGCGGTGAAGCATGTGATTGAAGCACCTGCCGGTGTTGATACGACTGAGATCACGATCCGCCCCACTGCCTCTGCAAGCTGA
- a CDS encoding acetolactate synthase large subunit, translated as MNKTHITGAEALVHSLVAAKVDTCFANPGTSEMHFVAALDRIPGIRCVLGLQENVVTGMADGYFRVAQRPAVTLLHCGPGYANGIANIHNARRAGSGMLNIVGDHATDHVAHDSPLTADVEALVGGSSEWHRFGTKPASIGADAMAGLKEAAFGYGQIASLVLPADVSWSEGGETAEIESVQGPLPVDPAVVAQVAEALKSGRKAVIILGNPAVVKELHPLLKGIAEQTGAELMGSSTISNMPKGKGRLVLPVVPYVVTEALQCLDPYDLVVLVNCPPPVGFFRYPGLPSLLHRADAEVVTLTTAHQDAKGALTALASALGARESDIAIHNGEIEMPADGPITPDSLAQIVARQIPENSLIVNEALTSGGGFAAVMPLAAPCDWLTVTGGAIGGGIPLATGAAIGAEAVGDKGRRVVALQADGSAAYTVQALWTQARENLPITTLLLDNRSYAILLGEYAKVGAEPGPTALDMMSLVRPEIDWVSIAQGFGVEAVQVRSNGELNLALAEALVKDGPVLIDVRLD; from the coding sequence ATGAACAAAACGCATATCACTGGCGCGGAAGCGCTCGTCCATAGTCTTGTTGCCGCGAAGGTAGACACCTGCTTTGCCAATCCAGGCACGAGTGAAATGCATTTTGTTGCCGCGCTTGATCGGATCCCTGGCATTCGTTGCGTGTTGGGTTTGCAGGAGAATGTGGTGACCGGTATGGCTGATGGCTATTTCCGGGTTGCGCAGCGACCTGCGGTAACATTGCTGCATTGCGGTCCCGGTTATGCCAACGGCATTGCCAATATTCACAATGCCCGTCGTGCTGGCAGCGGTATGCTCAATATTGTTGGCGATCATGCAACGGATCATGTTGCCCATGACAGTCCGTTGACTGCGGATGTGGAAGCGCTGGTAGGTGGCAGTTCTGAGTGGCACCGCTTCGGTACAAAGCCGGCATCAATCGGGGCCGATGCCATGGCGGGTCTGAAAGAGGCAGCTTTTGGTTATGGTCAAATTGCTTCGCTGGTCTTACCCGCAGACGTGTCATGGAGCGAAGGTGGCGAAACGGCGGAGATTGAGAGTGTGCAAGGGCCACTTCCAGTTGATCCTGCGGTCGTAGCGCAGGTTGCCGAAGCATTGAAATCTGGACGCAAGGCTGTCATCATCCTCGGTAATCCGGCTGTGGTCAAAGAGTTGCATCCTTTGCTCAAGGGCATTGCTGAGCAAACCGGTGCTGAGCTTATGGGAAGTTCAACCATTTCCAATATGCCAAAGGGTAAAGGGCGGCTGGTGTTGCCGGTCGTGCCTTATGTGGTAACGGAAGCGCTACAGTGTCTTGATCCTTATGATCTGGTCGTGCTGGTCAATTGTCCGCCGCCAGTCGGCTTCTTCCGCTATCCGGGTCTGCCGAGCCTGCTCCATCGAGCCGATGCTGAGGTGGTGACTTTGACGACCGCTCACCAGGACGCGAAGGGCGCGTTGACTGCTTTGGCCTCAGCCCTCGGTGCTCGTGAAAGCGACATTGCCATTCACAATGGCGAGATCGAGATGCCGGCGGATGGCCCTATAACGCCGGATTCTCTGGCACAAATTGTGGCTCGCCAGATTCCGGAGAACAGTCTCATCGTCAATGAGGCGCTTACGTCGGGAGGCGGTTTTGCTGCGGTCATGCCATTGGCCGCCCCCTGTGACTGGTTGACTGTGACGGGAGGCGCAATCGGAGGAGGTATTCCACTGGCAACTGGTGCTGCCATTGGAGCGGAAGCGGTTGGCGACAAGGGACGACGGGTGGTCGCTCTACAGGCCGACGGTTCCGCGGCCTATACCGTCCAGGCACTTTGGACGCAGGCTCGCGAAAACTTGCCGATCACTACATTGCTGCTCGACAATCGCTCCTATGCCATTCTACTCGGAGAATATGCCAAGGTTGGTGCCGAACCCGGCCCGACGGCGCTCGACATGATGAGTTTGGTTCGGCCGGAAATTGACTGGGTTTCGATTGCGCAGGGGTTTGGTGTCGAAGCGGTTCAAGTGCGCAGCAATGGGGAACTCAATCTGGCTCTCGCTGAAGCCTTGGTCAAGGATGGGCCGGTGCTCATCGATGTTCGATTGGACTGA
- a CDS encoding Atu4866 domain-containing protein, whose amino-acid sequence MKRVLVGLATATVLSQTFIEAKSETLINHAYVGLWETDDGYIRHELLANGRYVEARGTRERAYEGRYELKGNYIKYWDDTGFTADGHFINDILHHAGMILYRR is encoded by the coding sequence ATGAAGCGCGTATTAGTCGGCCTGGCTACCGCGACGGTTTTGTCTCAAACCTTCATCGAGGCTAAAAGCGAAACGCTAATCAACCACGCCTATGTTGGCCTTTGGGAGACGGATGACGGATACATCCGACACGAACTCCTTGCCAATGGCCGTTATGTGGAAGCGCGTGGTACGCGGGAACGCGCCTATGAAGGCCGATACGAACTGAAGGGCAACTATATCAAATACTGGGACGACACTGGCTTCACTGCCGATGGTCATTTTATCAATGACATCCTACATCACGCCGGAATGATCCTCTATCGGCGCTGA